The region AGGAAGAGCTTCTGCAGGTCGGCGACCTGCGTGGTGCGGCTGCGCGAGGCGGGGTTGTAGGCCGCGAGCACCAGGTCGGCCTCGGCGATCGCGCGCAGGCGCTTCTCCACCACCGCCCACGGCTTGAGCCGGTCGCTCAGAGACAGGACCGCGAAGTCCGCGCCCACCGGGGCTCCTGCCTTGGCCGCGACGGCCTGCACGGCGCTGACGCCGGGGACGACCTCGACGGGTACGTCGGGAAAGTCGACGGCAGCCTCGAACACGGCACTCGCCATCCCGAAGACGCCCGCGTCCCCGCCGGACACGACGGCCACCTTCTCGCCGCTCTGGGCCAGCTCGAGTGCGTGGCGGGCGCGGTCGACCTCGACGGTGTTGCCGGACGCGTGGCGGGTGAGGCCCTCGCGCTGGGGGACGCGGTTGACGTAGGGCGCGTAGCCGACGACGTGGTCGACGTCCTCCAGCGCGGCCCTGGCCTCGGGGGTCAGCCACTTGTCGGGGCCGGGGCCCAGGCCGATCACGCGGAGAGGGCTGGGGGGTTTCGTGACGGGCGCCAGCGCGCCCTCCTCAACCAGCGAGGGCTGGGCGCCGCCCTCAACCAGCGGGGGGTGCGCGCCCTCCTCGACCAGCGACGCGGTGGCCGTCCGTCGGCCGTGGGGGTCCTCGGACTTCGAGTCGCCGGGGACGACGATCAGTGAGAAGTAGGGGACGGACGTGGGGTCGACGTCGACCACGGGCATCCAGCGCTCGGCGGGCATCGAGGCGCGCTCGACGTAGAGCGCGTGCTCGAGGCGGCCGGCCTGGCGCAGCGCCTCGACCACGCGGGGGAAGGTGCGGCCGAGCTTCATGATGATGGCGCCGTCGGTGTCGGCGAGGCGGCGGGCGAGCTCGGGCTCCGGGAGGGTGCCGGGGAGGACGGTGAGCACGTCGGTCTGCCGCACGAGCGGCGAGGCGAGGACGGCGGTGGCGGCGGCGAAGGCCGGCACGCCCGGGACGACCTCGGTCGCGAAGCGCGGGGAGAGGCGGTCGTGGAGGTACATGAAGGAGCCGTAGAACAGCGGGTCGCCCTCGGCCAGCACCACGACCGTCCGGCCGGCCTCGAGGTGCGCGCCCAGCCGGGCGGAGCAGGACTCGTAGAACTCGGCCATCGCGCCGGCGTACCCACCCGGGTGCGCGGTCTCGCCCGTCGTCACGGGGTAGCGCAGCTCCTCCTCGATCGCGGTGCTCGGGATGAGCTCGTCGGCGATGGTGCGGGCGTTGGAGGTCTTGCCGACCCCTGCGTGGTACGCGATCACGTCGGCCTCGGCAATCAGCCGGGCGGCCTTGCGGGTGATCAGCTCGGGGTCGCCGGGGCCGAGCCCGACGCCGTACAGCCGGCCGGCGCTCATTCCTTCTCCTGGGCGAGCGCGTTGAGGGCGGAGGCGGTCATCGCCGAGCCGCCGCGGCGGCCGCGGATGGTGAGGAACGGGATGTCGATCTCGGCCTCCTCCAATGCCTGCTTGGACTCCGCGGCACCGATGAAGCCGACCGGGCAGCCGACGATCGCGGCCGGGCGCGGAGCACCGTCGAGGATCATCTCGAGCAGGTGGAAGAGGGCGGTGGGGGCGTTGCCGATCGCGATGACGGCGCCGTCGAAGCGGTTCTCGAGCAGCGACAGCGCGGCGGCGGAGCGCGTCGTACCCATCGCTCTCGCGAGCGCGGGCACCCGCTCGTCGCGGAGTGCGCAGAGCACCTCGTTGTCCTTCGGCAGCCGGGCGCGGGTGACGCCGCTGGCGACCATGCCGGCGTCGGTGATGATCGGGGCGCCGAGGTTGAGCGCGGTGCGGGCGCTGACCACGAGCCGGTCGTGGATGACGAGGTCGTGGGCGAGGTCGATCTGCCCGGTGCCGTGGACCATGCGGACGGCGACCCGCTCGGCGTCGGCGGGCAGGTGGTCGAACCCGGTCTCGCGGCGGATCGTCGCGAACGAGTCGACGTAGATCGCGGCACCGTCGTCGATGTAGTCGTAGCGCTTGGTCGGGCGCTGGACCCCGCTCTGGGTCGCGCTCTGGGTGGTCGTCAGGCTCATCACTGCTCCTCGGGGTTCTCGCCCCTGGTCGGCTGGACGTCGCGCGGGCAGTGTCTGGCTTCGTCCCTCGCGGGGACTGACAGTGGCGGAACCGCCCCGGACTCGCACCGGGTTCCTGCGTCTCGTGACGGGGGCAGCCTAGGGCCTTGCGGCGGCGGTCCGCGTGGGGGAGTGTCCCGGCATGGACATGATCCCGAGTGCGCAGATCACCGAGGCCGGGCTGACCGACTGGCGCAAGCTGGCCCAGGGGCTCCACGCCCGCTACCTCGTGGACTCCTTCGCGGACGGCGTACGCCTCGTCTCCGCGATCTCCGACGCCGGTGACGAGGTCGGGCACCACCCGCGCGTCGTGATCGGCAACGGTCACGTCGACCTCGAGCTGGTCACGCCGGACGCGATCTACCGCGACGACGACGGCACGGAGTACGTCGTGGAGTGGCCGACGCAGCAGGACCTCGACCTCGCCCGGACGATCGCCTCGCTCGCCTCCGACCTCGGCCTGACCGCGGACCCGGCGTCGGTCGCGGAGCTCGAGCTCGGGCTCAACGTGGACTCGTCGAGCGACGTGGCGCCCGTGTGGGCGGCCCTGCTCACCGGCGACCTCGCCTCCCAGGGGCGCGGGTCACCCTCCGACGAGGTGCGCGACGGGTCGAACCGGGTGGCGAACCTGTGGTTCGACGACCTCGACGAGGACGCCGCTCCGGGGCAGCGGTTCCACGTGGAGGTGTACGTCGCTGCGGAGGCGCGCGACGCTCGGGTGGCCGCCGCCCTCGCTGCCGGCGGCACGGTCGTGGACGACTCGCAGGCGCCCGGGCTGACGGTGATCGCCGACCAGGAGGGCAACCGGGGCGTCATCTGCGTGGCGTGATCGCTCGCTGCTCAGCCAGCGGCGAGTGGGGAACGG is a window of Nocardioides oleivorans DNA encoding:
- a CDS encoding precorrin-2 C(20)-methyltransferase, which produces MSAGRLYGVGLGPGDPELITRKAARLIAEADVIAYHAGVGKTSNARTIADELIPSTAIEEELRYPVTTGETAHPGGYAGAMAEFYESCSARLGAHLEAGRTVVVLAEGDPLFYGSFMYLHDRLSPRFATEVVPGVPAFAAATAVLASPLVRQTDVLTVLPGTLPEPELARRLADTDGAIIMKLGRTFPRVVEALRQAGRLEHALYVERASMPAERWMPVVDVDPTSVPYFSLIVVPGDSKSEDPHGRRTATASLVEEGAHPPLVEGGAQPSLVEEGALAPVTKPPSPLRVIGLGPGPDKWLTPEARAALEDVDHVVGYAPYVNRVPQREGLTRHASGNTVEVDRARHALELAQSGEKVAVVSGGDAGVFGMASAVFEAAVDFPDVPVEVVPGVSAVQAVAAKAGAPVGADFAVLSLSDRLKPWAVVEKRLRAIAEADLVLAAYNPASRSRTTQVADLQKLFLEHRSPDTVVVVGRDVGRSEESLTVTTLAELEADTIDMKCLLIIGASSTTVTPAGQVWTPRFVEGE
- a CDS encoding precorrin-8X methylmutase, translating into MSLTTTQSATQSGVQRPTKRYDYIDDGAAIYVDSFATIRRETGFDHLPADAERVAVRMVHGTGQIDLAHDLVIHDRLVVSARTALNLGAPIITDAGMVASGVTRARLPKDNEVLCALRDERVPALARAMGTTRSAAALSLLENRFDGAVIAIGNAPTALFHLLEMILDGAPRPAAIVGCPVGFIGAAESKQALEEAEIDIPFLTIRGRRGGSAMTASALNALAQEKE
- a CDS encoding 4a-hydroxytetrahydrobiopterin dehydratase, which encodes MDMIPSAQITEAGLTDWRKLAQGLHARYLVDSFADGVRLVSAISDAGDEVGHHPRVVIGNGHVDLELVTPDAIYRDDDGTEYVVEWPTQQDLDLARTIASLASDLGLTADPASVAELELGLNVDSSSDVAPVWAALLTGDLASQGRGSPSDEVRDGSNRVANLWFDDLDEDAAPGQRFHVEVYVAAEARDARVAAALAAGGTVVDDSQAPGLTVIADQEGNRGVICVA